A portion of the Algisphaera agarilytica genome contains these proteins:
- the upp gene encoding uracil phosphoribosyltransferase has translation MDHPELKGNVTLANHPLIEALLTDLRDRETPALRFREAVEALGHLLAYEAIRDAPLANETIQTPLETMDAPRMTQTITIVPILRAGLGLADGMLRLLPGAQVGHLGMARNEETLEPESYYEKLPTNVADSLVLVADPMLATGGSAVAAVQRLKELGCTQLKFVGVLAAPEGVKTLTAAHPDVPVIVAGIDRELNDNGYIVPGLGDAGDRYFGTM, from the coding sequence GTGGACCACCCCGAACTCAAAGGCAATGTGACCCTCGCCAACCACCCGCTGATCGAGGCGTTGCTGACCGACCTGCGCGACCGCGAGACGCCGGCGCTTCGTTTCCGCGAGGCGGTCGAGGCGCTGGGGCACCTGCTTGCCTACGAAGCGATCCGCGATGCGCCGCTGGCCAACGAAACCATCCAGACGCCGCTCGAGACGATGGATGCGCCGCGGATGACCCAGACGATCACCATCGTGCCGATCCTCCGCGCCGGGCTCGGCCTGGCCGACGGCATGCTCCGCCTGCTCCCGGGGGCCCAGGTCGGCCACCTCGGCATGGCCCGCAACGAAGAAACGCTCGAGCCCGAGTCGTACTACGAGAAGCTTCCGACCAACGTCGCCGACAGCCTCGTGCTCGTCGCCGACCCCATGCTCGCCACCGGCGGCAGCGCCGTCGCCGCCGTGCAACGCCTCAAGGAACTCGGGTGCACCCAACTCAAGTTCGTCGGCGTCCTCGCCGCCCCCGAAGGCGTCAAAACCCTCACCGCGGCTCATCCCGACGTCCCCGTCATCGTCGCCGGCATCGACCGTGAGCTCAACGACAACGGCTACATCGTCCCCGGCCTCGGCGATGCGGGGGATCGGTATTTCGGCACGATGTGA